The Xanthobacter flavus genome includes a window with the following:
- a CDS encoding Lrp/AsnC family transcriptional regulator codes for MRLDAIDRKILAALQADGRKSIAELSGEVGLSPSPCLRRVKALEEEGLIARYAAVLDQRKAGLPVSVFVSIKLERQQEEALDSFSAAIRGWPEVLECYLMTGPRDYLLRVVAADLDAYERFLKEKLTRLDGIASIESSFALEQVKYSNILPLP; via the coding sequence ATGCGCCTCGATGCCATCGACCGGAAAATCCTCGCCGCCCTGCAGGCCGATGGCCGCAAGAGCATTGCGGAGCTGTCCGGCGAGGTCGGCCTCTCTCCCTCGCCCTGCCTGAGGCGGGTGAAGGCGCTGGAGGAGGAAGGGCTCATCGCCCGCTATGCGGCGGTGCTCGACCAGCGCAAGGCGGGGCTGCCGGTGAGCGTGTTCGTCTCCATCAAGCTGGAGCGCCAGCAGGAGGAGGCGCTGGATAGCTTCTCCGCCGCCATCCGGGGCTGGCCGGAGGTGCTGGAATGCTATCTGATGACTGGCCCGCGCGATTACCTTTTACGGGTGGTGGCGGCCGATCTCGACGCCTATGAGCGCTTCCTGAAGGAGAAGCTCACGCGGCTCGACGGCATCGCCTCCATCGAAAGCTCCTTCGCGCTGGAACAGGTGAAATATTCCAACATCCTGCCGCTGCCGTGA
- a CDS encoding transketolase, whose translation MASPRSTAPVLRAQPAPPSAADLAILGELEKKVLWLASWMIHNANHLRPAADGLKVGGHQASSASLAAIMSALYFHVLRPQDRVAVKPHASPIFHAIQYLFGRQDRARLENFRGFKGAQSYPSRTKDADDVDFSTGSVGLGVAQTLFASLAQDYVHAHGLAGDRPKGRMIALVGDAELDEGNVFEALLEGWKHEVRNTWWIIDYNRQSLDGVVREGLYERFTGIFEAMGWQVVVLKYGTLQQAAFAEPGGDALKRWIDACPNAEYSALTFQGGAAWRKRLMDDLGDQGDVSALIGRRSDAELSALITNLGGHDIASLIAAFDAIDHDRPVAFLCYTVKGFGLPLAGHKDNHAGLMTPTQMEALRASMNVGAGREWEPFEGLKHPEGELRAFLDRVPFAQGGPRRYADPALKVPALAPPPNPSISTQAGFGLILQDLAKGDSPLADRIVTTSPDVTVSTNLGPWVNRRGLFAHEALADVFRRERIPSTFAWEFSPKGQHMELGIAEMNLFLTLSAFGLSHSLFGARLVPVGTLYDPFICRGLDALNYACYQDARFILVATPSGITLAPEGGAHQSISTPLIGMAQDGLAAFEPAFVDELAVLMEFAFDYVQRDGDGAPDERNWLRDETGGSIYFRLSTRPLEQPKRVLTEGQKRGIVDGAYWLREPGPNCDVVIAVQGAVTPEAIDAVALIAEDRRDVGLLAVTSADRLNAGWTAAARARERGFAGAQSHVERLLSPLPRHCGLVTVIDGHPATLGWLGAVAGHRVRALGVEHFGQTGTLADLYAHYGLDTAAIIAAAQGISSGRPLRHLKAV comes from the coding sequence ATGGCCTCCCCCCGTTCCACCGCGCCCGTCCTGCGCGCCCAACCCGCCCCGCCCTCGGCCGCCGATCTCGCGATCCTCGGCGAGCTGGAGAAGAAGGTGCTGTGGCTGGCGAGCTGGATGATCCACAACGCCAACCATCTGCGGCCCGCCGCGGACGGCCTGAAGGTCGGCGGACATCAGGCCTCCTCCGCCTCCCTCGCCGCCATCATGAGCGCGCTCTATTTCCACGTGCTGCGCCCGCAGGACCGGGTGGCGGTGAAGCCGCACGCGAGCCCCATCTTCCACGCCATCCAGTATCTGTTCGGCCGACAGGACCGCGCGCGGCTCGAAAATTTCCGCGGCTTCAAGGGCGCGCAATCCTACCCCTCGCGCACCAAGGATGCCGACGACGTGGACTTCTCCACCGGCTCGGTGGGCCTCGGCGTGGCGCAGACCCTGTTTGCCAGCCTGGCGCAGGATTACGTCCACGCCCACGGCCTCGCCGGCGACCGGCCCAAGGGGCGGATGATCGCCCTCGTGGGCGACGCGGAGCTGGACGAGGGCAACGTCTTCGAGGCCCTGCTGGAGGGCTGGAAGCACGAGGTGCGCAACACCTGGTGGATCATCGACTACAACCGCCAGAGCCTCGACGGCGTGGTGCGCGAAGGCCTCTACGAGCGTTTCACCGGCATCTTCGAGGCCATGGGCTGGCAGGTGGTCGTGCTGAAATACGGCACCCTCCAGCAGGCCGCCTTCGCCGAGCCCGGCGGCGATGCGCTCAAGCGCTGGATCGACGCCTGCCCCAATGCCGAATATTCCGCCCTGACCTTCCAGGGCGGCGCCGCCTGGCGCAAGCGCCTGATGGACGACCTCGGCGACCAGGGCGACGTCTCCGCCCTCATCGGCCGGCGCTCGGACGCCGAACTGTCCGCGCTGATAACCAATCTCGGCGGCCATGACATCGCCTCCCTCATCGCCGCCTTCGACGCCATCGACCACGACCGGCCGGTGGCCTTCCTCTGCTACACGGTGAAGGGCTTCGGCCTGCCGCTGGCCGGCCACAAGGACAACCACGCCGGCCTCATGACCCCCACCCAGATGGAGGCGCTGCGTGCGTCCATGAACGTGGGCGCCGGGCGCGAATGGGAGCCGTTCGAGGGGCTGAAGCATCCTGAAGGCGAGCTGCGCGCCTTCCTCGATCGCGTGCCCTTCGCGCAGGGCGGCCCGCGCCGCTATGCCGACCCCGCGCTCAAGGTGCCGGCGCTGGCGCCGCCGCCCAATCCCAGCATCTCCACCCAGGCGGGGTTCGGCCTCATCCTTCAGGATCTCGCCAAGGGCGACAGCCCGCTCGCGGACCGGATCGTCACAACCTCGCCTGATGTGACCGTCTCCACCAATCTCGGGCCGTGGGTGAACCGGCGCGGCCTGTTCGCCCATGAGGCGCTGGCCGACGTGTTCCGGCGCGAGCGCATCCCCTCCACCTTCGCCTGGGAGTTCTCGCCCAAGGGCCAGCACATGGAACTCGGCATCGCCGAGATGAACCTGTTCCTGACGCTCTCCGCCTTCGGCCTCTCCCATTCCCTGTTCGGCGCCCGCCTCGTGCCGGTCGGCACGCTCTACGACCCCTTCATCTGCCGCGGGCTCGATGCGCTGAACTATGCCTGCTACCAGGATGCCCGCTTCATCCTCGTGGCGACGCCCTCCGGCATCACGCTCGCGCCCGAGGGTGGGGCGCACCAGTCGATCTCGACGCCGCTCATCGGCATGGCGCAGGACGGCCTTGCCGCCTTCGAGCCGGCGTTCGTGGATGAGCTGGCGGTGCTGATGGAATTTGCCTTCGACTATGTGCAGCGCGACGGGGATGGCGCGCCGGACGAGCGCAACTGGCTGCGCGACGAAACCGGCGGCTCCATCTATTTCCGCCTGTCCACCCGCCCGCTGGAGCAGCCGAAGCGTGTCCTCACCGAAGGGCAGAAGCGTGGCATTGTGGACGGTGCCTACTGGCTGCGCGAGCCGGGCCCCAATTGCGACGTGGTGATTGCGGTGCAGGGCGCGGTGACGCCCGAGGCCATCGACGCGGTGGCGCTCATCGCCGAGGACCGGCGGGACGTGGGCCTGCTGGCCGTCACCTCCGCCGATCGCCTCAACGCCGGCTGGACCGCTGCCGCCCGCGCCCGCGAGCGCGGCTTTGCGGGGGCGCAGAGCCATGTGGAGCGGCTGCTGTCGCCTCTGCCGCGCCATTGCGGGCTCGTCACCGTCATCGACGGCCATCCCGCGACGCTGGGCTGGCTCGGTGCCGTCGCCGGCCACCGGGTGCGGGCGCTGGGCGTCGAGCATTTCGGCCAGACTGGAACGCTGGCCGACCTCTATGCCCACTACGGCCTCGACACCGCCGCCATCATCGCCGCCGCCCAGGGCATCTCCTCCGGCCGGCCGCTGCGGCACCTGAAGGCGGTGTGA
- a CDS encoding HlyD family secretion protein, which yields MKRSLAILAVIVALAAAGGAGAWYLAHRSRALPPGFAEGNGRIEATEVDVATKAAGRLLDVLAEEGDFIRQGQVVAHIDVSDLEAALRTADAQAAQARQSRDTAFHVVEQRKGELDLATKELERQETLVSKGFATEQKVDQYRTTKLTAAAALAAAQSSLAASESAIRAAEAEVDRLKRLVADGTLIAPKSGRVIYRLAEPGEVLGAGGKVLTFIDLSDVYMTIFLPAADAGRIGLGTPARLLLEPLPDRAVPAAVSFVSARAQFTPKQVETQRERDRMMFRVKLRVARPLVEKYLEHVKTGVTGVGYVRLDPAAQWPAWLESDLVQEFGEPAKDSGAKDTGAKK from the coding sequence ATGAAGCGCTCCCTCGCCATCCTTGCCGTCATCGTCGCCCTCGCGGCCGCAGGCGGTGCCGGGGCGTGGTATCTCGCGCATCGCAGCCGCGCCCTGCCGCCCGGCTTCGCCGAGGGCAACGGGCGCATCGAGGCCACCGAGGTGGACGTGGCCACCAAGGCCGCCGGCCGCCTGCTGGACGTGCTCGCCGAGGAAGGCGACTTCATCAGGCAGGGGCAGGTGGTCGCCCACATAGACGTCTCGGACCTCGAGGCGGCCCTGCGCACGGCGGATGCGCAGGCGGCGCAGGCGCGCCAGTCCCGCGACACCGCCTTTCATGTGGTGGAGCAGCGCAAGGGCGAGCTGGACCTCGCCACCAAGGAACTGGAGCGGCAGGAGACGCTGGTTTCCAAGGGCTTCGCCACCGAGCAGAAGGTGGACCAGTATCGCACCACCAAGCTCACCGCCGCCGCCGCGCTCGCCGCTGCCCAGTCCAGCCTCGCGGCGAGCGAGAGCGCCATCCGTGCGGCGGAAGCCGAGGTTGACCGCCTGAAGCGCCTCGTGGCCGACGGCACCCTCATCGCCCCCAAGTCCGGACGGGTGATCTACCGCCTCGCAGAGCCGGGGGAGGTGCTGGGCGCGGGCGGCAAGGTGCTGACCTTCATCGATCTCTCCGACGTCTACATGACCATCTTCCTGCCCGCCGCCGACGCCGGGCGCATCGGCCTCGGCACGCCGGCACGCCTGCTGCTGGAGCCCCTGCCCGACCGCGCGGTGCCGGCCGCCGTCTCCTTCGTCTCGGCCCGCGCCCAGTTCACCCCCAAGCAGGTGGAGACCCAGCGCGAGCGCGACCGCATGATGTTCCGCGTCAAGCTCCGCGTCGCCCGGCCGCTGGTGGAGAAGTATCTGGAGCACGTGAAGACCGGCGTCACCGGCGTCGGCTACGTGCGGCTCGATCCCGCCGCCCAATGGCCCGCGTGGCTCGAGTCCGACCTCGTGCAGGAATTCGGCGAGCCCGCCAAGGACAGCGGAGCGAAGGATACGGGAGCAAAGAAGTGA
- a CDS encoding AAA family ATPase, which translates to MASIRLAGLTWLTPAGQAASNCGLIADDGERPVLATIESGLAAGRLKPRDVPDRQEHRHEMRGTGTDGPAPAPQSMRRDRHQMAEPLEVVCAADLAGKPIPPRQEHVEGMIPAGNVTLLYGDGGTGKSLLALQLAVATAAGSQWIGLPVARGSTLCRDAKAEGITKAGFLTAMNNLFAEGRIVNEVFGPPSKPRHRIALKRDNGDASD; encoded by the coding sequence GTGGCATCAATCCGCCTCGCCGGGCTCACCTGGCTCACCCCGGCCGGGCAGGCGGCCAGCAACTGCGGCCTCATCGCCGACGACGGCGAGCGCCCGGTGCTCGCCACCATCGAGAGCGGGCTGGCCGCCGGTCGGCTGAAGCCCCGCGACGTCCCGGACCGGCAGGAGCACCGTCACGAGATGCGCGGCACGGGCACCGACGGCCCAGCCCCGGCGCCGCAATCGATGCGGCGAGATCGGCACCAGATGGCCGAACCGCTGGAGGTGGTATGCGCGGCCGACCTCGCCGGCAAGCCAATCCCGCCCCGGCAGGAGCACGTGGAAGGCATGATCCCGGCCGGGAACGTGACGCTGCTCTATGGCGACGGTGGCACGGGCAAGAGCCTCCTCGCGCTCCAGCTTGCCGTCGCCACTGCGGCGGGCTCGCAATGGATCGGCCTTCCGGTGGCTCGAGGCTCCACCCTCTGCCGTGACGCCAAGGCCGAAGGTATCACGAAGGCGGGCTTCCTCACCGCGATGAACAACCTCTTCGCCGAGGGCCGGATCGTGAATGAGGTGTTCGGTCCGCCATCCAAGCCGAGGCACCGCATCGCCCTCAAAAGGGACAATGGCGATGCTTCCGACTGA
- a CDS encoding DUF72 domain-containing protein yields the protein MAICVGIGGWTFEPWRGVFYPEGLPHAKELRHAASVLKTIEINGTFYRTPSAKSCADWARQVPDGFVFALKATRYVTQRRVLAEAEESVGKFISSGIVEMGDRLGPINWQFAATKAFDPDDMAAFMALLPKAHEGVALRHALEVRHPSFVVPEFVALARKHNFAIVYADHETYPAIADLTADFTYARLQQTAEEIETGYGASDLARWAKAAKDWEAGKVPEGLPQAGTPAKAAKGKKADTRDVFLYLIGGAKVRNPAGAIALQREVDGE from the coding sequence ATGGCCATATGCGTCGGCATCGGCGGCTGGACGTTCGAGCCGTGGCGCGGCGTCTTCTATCCCGAAGGCCTGCCCCACGCGAAGGAGCTGCGGCACGCGGCCTCCGTGCTGAAGACCATCGAGATCAACGGCACCTTCTACCGCACGCCCTCCGCCAAATCCTGCGCCGACTGGGCGCGGCAGGTGCCCGACGGCTTCGTCTTCGCGTTGAAAGCCACGCGCTACGTCACCCAGCGCCGCGTGCTGGCGGAGGCGGAGGAAAGCGTCGGCAAGTTCATTTCGAGCGGCATCGTGGAGATGGGCGACCGGCTTGGCCCCATCAACTGGCAGTTCGCGGCGACGAAAGCCTTCGATCCGGACGACATGGCCGCCTTCATGGCGCTGCTGCCGAAGGCGCATGAAGGCGTCGCCCTGCGCCATGCTCTGGAGGTGCGGCACCCTTCGTTCGTGGTGCCCGAGTTCGTGGCGCTGGCCCGCAAGCACAACTTCGCCATCGTCTACGCGGACCACGAGACCTATCCCGCCATCGCCGACCTGACGGCGGACTTCACCTACGCCCGTCTCCAGCAGACCGCCGAGGAGATCGAGACCGGCTATGGCGCCTCCGACCTCGCGCGCTGGGCCAAGGCGGCGAAGGACTGGGAGGCCGGCAAGGTACCCGAGGGCCTGCCGCAGGCGGGGACACCTGCAAAGGCCGCGAAGGGAAAGAAGGCCGACACGCGCGATGTCTTCCTCTACCTCATCGGCGGTGCGAAAGTGCGCAACCCGGCCGGCGCCATCGCCTTGCAGCGGGAGGTGGACGGCGAGTAA
- a CDS encoding terminase small subunit gives MAPLRNGRRERFAQLVAEGNAAAEAYAEAGFRADRQNAHRLANTPTVRARITELQERGAMRAEITLADVTANLKRIAEAAEEEGGAPGLSVARAAWMDVAKLNGLVVDKSENVNIHHEISDKPMSEDEWTAEYGASEGGAG, from the coding sequence GTGGCCCCTCTTCGCAACGGCCGGCGCGAGCGGTTCGCCCAGCTCGTGGCCGAGGGAAATGCGGCGGCCGAGGCTTACGCCGAAGCCGGCTTCCGGGCGGACCGCCAGAATGCCCACCGACTGGCCAACACTCCGACCGTCCGTGCCCGGATCACCGAATTGCAGGAGAGAGGCGCCATGCGCGCGGAAATCACCCTGGCCGACGTGACCGCCAACCTGAAGCGCATCGCTGAGGCCGCCGAGGAGGAGGGCGGAGCGCCCGGCCTCTCAGTGGCCCGTGCCGCCTGGATGGACGTGGCGAAGCTGAACGGGCTCGTGGTGGACAAGAGCGAGAACGTGAACATCCACCACGAGATCAGCGACAAGCCCATGTCGGAGGATGAATGGACTGCGGAGTATGGGGCGAGCGAGGGCGGTGCTGGATAA
- a CDS encoding TetR/AcrR family transcriptional regulator, translated as MNSPPRPGGRPSRQQAAALDARLLDGARAAFGRKGIANTSLEEIATSLGISKHTLYRRHASKQALLDAVVERDMHAFREALLAASVDGDTGDPLEALRRVAHRYVEIGSRREYAAFYLSVCAEAALSANLRHRLALWSERALEPLSKAIGAAQEAGLLRAESPAEITGLLIDLLEGVNNRLRLAPVEEDDGEVLTLLFDRRWAAFLAVTATDGARA; from the coding sequence ATGAACTCACCGCCAAGGCCGGGGGGGCGGCCCAGCCGACAGCAGGCCGCGGCGCTGGATGCCCGGCTGCTTGACGGCGCCCGGGCTGCGTTCGGGCGAAAGGGCATCGCGAACACCTCGCTGGAAGAAATCGCCACGAGTCTCGGCATCTCCAAGCACACTCTCTATCGCCGCCATGCGAGCAAGCAGGCCCTGCTGGATGCCGTGGTCGAACGCGACATGCATGCCTTTCGCGAGGCGCTGCTGGCGGCGTCGGTCGACGGCGACACCGGGGATCCGCTGGAGGCGCTCCGCCGCGTGGCCCACCGCTATGTCGAGATCGGCAGCCGCCGGGAATATGCCGCCTTCTATTTGTCCGTCTGTGCCGAGGCGGCCCTGTCCGCCAATTTGAGGCACCGCCTCGCCCTCTGGTCGGAACGGGCTCTGGAGCCGCTGAGCAAGGCGATCGGCGCGGCTCAGGAGGCCGGGCTGCTGCGCGCAGAGAGCCCCGCCGAGATTACCGGGCTCCTCATCGATCTGCTCGAAGGCGTGAACAACCGCCTCCGCCTCGCACCCGTCGAGGAGGATGACGGGGAGGTGCTGACGTTGCTGTTCGACCGACGGTGGGCCGCCTTCCTCGCCGTAACGGCCACGGACGGGGCGCGCGCGTGA
- a CDS encoding IS5 family transposase (programmed frameshift) translates to MGDLFLLSERQMARISPFFPLAHGVPRVDDRRVVSGIVYVIRNGLQWKDAPKDYGPHKTLYNRFIRWSRLGVFDRIFANLAGEGPRPERIMIDATHLKAHRTAASLLKKGMFPRRIGRTKGGLNSKLHTVCDGEGRPIIMALSEGQMSDHKGARLVLDALPPARCLIADRGYDSAWFRQALAAKGIDPCIPSSRSRKRPYPYDKTLYRQRHKVENLFAKLKDWRRIATRYDRCAHTFFSAICIAATVIFWL, encoded by the exons ATGGGTGATTTGTTCCTGCTGAGCGAGCGGCAGATGGCTCGGATCTCGCCCTTCTTTCCGTTGGCCCATGGGGTGCCGCGCGTCGATGACCGCCGGGTGGTGAGCGGCATCGTCTATGTGATCCGCAACGGCCTGCAATGGAAGGATGCGCCGAAGGACTACGGCCCGCACAAGACGCTGTACAACCGCTTCATCCGCTGGAGCCGGCTCGGGGTCTTCGACCGTATCTTCGCCAACCTCGCCGGCGAAGGGCCCAGACCGGAGCGCATCATGATCGACGCCACCCACCTGAAGGCCCACCGCACGGCGGCAAGCCTGCTTAAAAAGGGGATGT TTCCCCGTCGTATCGGGCGCACCAAAGGCGGCCTGAACTCCAAGCTCCACACCGTCTGCGATGGTGAGGGCCGGCCGATCATCATGGCGCTGTCGGAGGGCCAGATGAGCGACCACAAGGGTGCCCGCCTCGTCCTCGATGCCTTGCCGCCGGCGAGATGCCTGATCGCCGACCGGGGCTACGACAGTGCCTGGTTCCGCCAGGCACTGGCCGCCAAGGGCATCGATCCCTGCATTCCTTCATCGCGGAGCCGCAAGCGGCCTTATCCCTACGACAAAACCCTCTACCGGCAGCGCCACAAGGTTGAGAACCTGTTCGCCAAACTCAAGGACTGGCGCCGCATCGCCACCCGCTACGACCGTTGCGCTCACACCTTCTTCTCAGCCATCTGCATCGCAGCTACCGTCATCTTCTGGCTCTGA
- a CDS encoding SH3 domain-containing protein — MAFRAGPSRDDAIIDRLAKGLKVEEIDRAGEWSKVRHPVTGREGWVFSRLLGPLDGQDRVEPAKPAKPVPQVKPPPAPALSVAVIAQRLIAESRAGYPGSCACPYDTDRGGRRCGARSAYSKPGGYAPICYESDVTAQMVEKYRSRH, encoded by the coding sequence GTGGCATTCCGGGCCGGGCCATCGCGAGACGACGCGATCATCGATCGGCTCGCGAAGGGTCTGAAGGTGGAAGAAATCGACCGCGCCGGCGAATGGTCCAAGGTGCGGCACCCGGTGACAGGCCGGGAAGGATGGGTGTTCTCCAGGCTCCTCGGTCCACTCGACGGCCAGGACCGCGTAGAGCCAGCAAAGCCCGCGAAGCCGGTTCCGCAGGTGAAGCCACCCCCAGCGCCCGCGTTGTCGGTTGCCGTCATCGCCCAGCGTCTCATCGCGGAATCGCGCGCCGGCTATCCGGGCTCCTGCGCATGCCCCTATGACACAGATCGAGGAGGCCGACGATGCGGCGCGCGAAGTGCCTATTCGAAGCCGGGAGGCTATGCGCCGATCTGCTACGAAAGCGACGTCACGGCGCAGATGGTGGAAAAGTATCGCAGCAGGCACTGA
- a CDS encoding helix-turn-helix transcriptional regulator, with product MITPQQIRGARAMLGLTQADLAKAAGISATALNNIERGSADPKASTLLAIQKALEAAGVIFVAENGEGPGVRLRKGGP from the coding sequence ATGATTACACCACAGCAGATCCGCGGGGCCCGCGCCATGTTGGGGCTCACCCAGGCCGACCTCGCCAAGGCGGCGGGCATTTCCGCAACAGCCCTCAACAACATCGAACGAGGCTCCGCCGATCCGAAGGCATCGACCCTGCTCGCCATTCAGAAGGCCCTCGAAGCCGCTGGCGTGATCTTCGTGGCAGAGAACGGCGAGGGGCCGGGGGTGCGATTGAGGAAGGGCGGGCCCTAG
- a CDS encoding sensor domain-containing diguanylate cyclase: protein MFPIVRAPSGLLASGSIMRRLIAGAYVPLIVVTLVAVIILAQGLTLWRSYQATWQLAVHSAENVLNTVAANIERNLTVIDLTLRGAEDAFTAEAVRNLTPEIRRMVLFDRAASARYLGALVILDRDGNLIEESGSSQQHQMNFADRDYFKAQVNGKTGTYVSAPFLSRLRDNDPSIALSRRISGPDGQFEGTVAAALRLAFFQSLLNSINLGPESVIAITRTDGTVILRSPSTDGKGNSGISVAASPVFQRMIARPGERFSERSRLDGIDRYYLYTIIGDYPLLLSVGISPAAAMAEWTEFALISSALTIGMCILFIVLVRVLRLALRRSQEVEEQLEVLAVTDELTSLPNRRAFDLALASEMRRAARHRTSLAVLMLDVDHFKRVNDNFGHAVGDVVLARIAKEISRAIRRPGDFAARYGGEEFTVILPATETGGASFIAERMRLAIASMEPCPNEPALGKVTVSIGISVTLADPTTSGADIVARADRALYEAKGAGRNRVVIYQPDEFDNAVGATDVTLGG, encoded by the coding sequence ATGTTTCCCATCGTCAGGGCACCGTCCGGATTGCTCGCGAGCGGATCGATTATGCGGCGTCTAATAGCCGGGGCGTATGTGCCGCTGATTGTGGTGACGCTGGTTGCTGTCATTATCCTTGCCCAAGGTCTGACCCTCTGGCGATCCTATCAGGCCACCTGGCAGCTCGCGGTCCACTCCGCAGAGAACGTCCTGAATACCGTTGCGGCCAACATCGAACGGAACTTGACCGTCATCGATCTGACGCTGCGCGGCGCCGAGGACGCCTTTACCGCAGAGGCGGTGAGGAATCTGACGCCGGAGATCCGGCGCATGGTGTTGTTCGACCGAGCCGCAAGCGCCCGATACCTCGGTGCGCTGGTAATTCTTGATCGCGACGGAAACCTCATCGAGGAGTCGGGGTCATCTCAGCAGCACCAGATGAATTTTGCAGACCGGGATTATTTCAAAGCGCAGGTGAATGGGAAGACCGGCACGTATGTGAGCGCGCCATTCCTGAGCCGGCTGCGCGACAATGACCCGAGCATTGCCTTGAGCCGGCGCATCTCCGGCCCGGATGGCCAGTTCGAAGGCACCGTGGCAGCAGCGCTCCGCCTCGCCTTTTTCCAGTCGCTCCTCAACTCCATCAATCTCGGGCCGGAAAGCGTGATCGCCATCACGCGCACGGATGGGACGGTGATCCTTCGATCGCCCTCGACCGATGGCAAGGGGAATTCCGGCATTAGCGTCGCTGCCTCTCCCGTGTTTCAAAGGATGATCGCAAGGCCTGGCGAACGATTCAGCGAACGGTCGCGGCTGGATGGCATCGATCGCTATTACCTTTACACGATCATCGGCGACTATCCTCTCCTTCTCTCCGTTGGCATTTCGCCGGCGGCGGCCATGGCTGAATGGACCGAATTTGCTCTGATTTCCTCTGCGCTCACGATCGGAATGTGCATTCTGTTCATTGTGCTGGTCCGCGTGCTCCGGCTTGCTCTCCGGCGAAGTCAGGAAGTCGAGGAGCAACTGGAAGTTCTGGCTGTCACGGACGAGCTCACGAGCTTGCCCAATCGCCGGGCCTTCGATCTGGCGCTGGCTTCGGAAATGCGCCGCGCCGCGAGGCACCGCACGTCCCTTGCGGTGCTGATGCTCGATGTCGATCACTTCAAGCGCGTCAACGACAATTTTGGACACGCGGTGGGCGACGTGGTTCTGGCGCGGATTGCCAAGGAAATCTCGCGGGCCATCCGCCGGCCCGGCGACTTCGCCGCCCGCTACGGCGGAGAAGAGTTCACTGTCATACTTCCTGCGACCGAGACGGGAGGGGCCAGCTTCATCGCCGAGCGGATGCGGCTGGCGATTGCTTCGATGGAGCCCTGTCCGAACGAGCCGGCACTTGGCAAGGTCACTGTGAGCATAGGCATTTCAGTGACGCTGGCGGACCCAACGACATCGGGAGCAGACATCGTCGCGCGGGCGGATCGTGCGCTTTATGAGGCTAAGGGCGCGGGCAGGAACCGCGTTGTGATCTACCAGCCGGACGAATTCGATAACGCCGTCGGGGCAACCGACGTGACACTCGGCGGGTAG
- a CDS encoding carbonic anhydrase: MSINRRTLLAGLVACPVCASAARASEGAHWTYEGHGGPQEWGSLEKGFSACSVGTQQSPINLEGAVKAESAGPMLAWKPFAYKVVNNGHTIQADVTGDGGTATLGGKTYALKQFHFHAPSEHAVDGKRTAMEAHFVHAAPEGGLLVAGVFMVPGTANAALSTIMAAAPRTAGDKTLAAPLDPAGFLPSARGTYRYEGSLTTPPCSEIVDWNVFAAPIEVAQADIDAFRAIFPMNARPLQAVNRRFLLRLN; this comes from the coding sequence ATGAGCATCAATCGCCGCACGCTGCTCGCGGGCCTTGTCGCCTGCCCGGTCTGCGCCAGCGCGGCCCGCGCGTCCGAGGGGGCGCACTGGACCTATGAGGGCCACGGCGGCCCGCAGGAATGGGGCTCGCTGGAGAAGGGCTTCTCGGCCTGCTCGGTCGGCACCCAGCAGTCGCCCATTAATCTTGAAGGCGCGGTGAAAGCCGAGAGCGCCGGCCCCATGCTCGCGTGGAAACCGTTCGCCTACAAGGTGGTGAACAATGGCCACACCATTCAGGCCGACGTGACCGGGGACGGCGGCACCGCCACCCTCGGCGGCAAGACCTATGCGCTGAAGCAGTTCCACTTCCATGCGCCGAGCGAGCACGCCGTGGACGGCAAGCGCACCGCCATGGAAGCGCATTTCGTCCATGCGGCGCCCGAGGGCGGGCTTCTGGTGGCGGGCGTCTTCATGGTGCCCGGCACGGCCAATGCCGCTCTCTCCACCATCATGGCGGCGGCGCCGCGCACGGCCGGAGACAAGACGCTGGCCGCCCCGCTCGATCCGGCTGGCTTTCTGCCATCGGCCCGCGGCACCTATCGCTACGAGGGGTCGCTGACCACCCCGCCCTGCTCTGAAATCGTGGACTGGAACGTGTTCGCGGCGCCCATCGAAGTGGCGCAGGCGGATATCGACGCCTTCCGCGCCATCTTCCCCATGAACGCCCGCCCGCTGCAGGCAGTGAACCGGCGCTTCCTGCTGCGCCTCAACTGA